One genomic region from Argentina anserina chromosome 2, drPotAnse1.1, whole genome shotgun sequence encodes:
- the LOC126782930 gene encoding protein SHI RELATED SEQUENCE 3, with protein MGSRSRCEDCGNKAKKDCVYMRCRTCCNNKGYQCQTHVKSTWVPLYKRSLLHEQQHSYNDHPQKQRLAIDQGHIFINPNKRLRQHSRPSSSAGLDGDHQEANFPAEVNTMAKFQGVRMTSTDDMMDLDQYAYQTSVTIGGHVFSGILYDQGPSVHQMSYYTSTSAADQRHLPTTSSYELINPFNDFMPAGTQFFQNLSS; from the exons ATGGGATCAAGGTCACGGTGCGAGGACTGTGGGAATAAAGCAAAGAAAGACTGTGTGTATATGAGATGCAGGACTTGTTGTAACAACAAAGGATATCAATGCCAAACTCACGTCAAATCAACTTGGGTTCCTCTCTACAAAAGAAGCCTACTTCATGAGCAGCAGCACAGTTACAATGATCACCCCCAGAAACAGCGCCTTGCTATTGATCAAGGACACATCTTCATCAACCCTAATAAGAGGCTAAGACAACACAGCCGCCCTTCGTCTTCTGCAG GGCTGGATGGAGATCATCAAGAAGCTAACTTTCCTGCTGAAGTGAATACCATGGCGAAATTTCAGGGTGTTCGGATGACCTCCACGGACGACATGATGGATCTGGATCAGTATGCTTATCAGACAAGTGTAACTATTGGTGGCCATGTATTCAGCGGCATCCTCTATGATCAAGGCCCTTCTGTTCACCAGATGAGTTACTACACTTCAACTTCTGCAGCAGATCAACGACATCTTCCAACTACTTCTTCATATGAATTGATTAATCcattcaatgattttatgCCTGCAGGTACGCAATTTTTTCAAAACCTATCATCTTAA
- the LOC126783893 gene encoding uncharacterized protein LOC126783893 yields MATFEDFEFVQFDQDSDLESLWEFIDISDADSATDHSDVTIATTPIASPATDPTRAQTPRRQTRLVRVLDLPFQTPLRCGLDDNVDDVSGEEEEEEEEDGYGLDDELVPWSVSEKLGRERMRKLGKRTFAKMQSSKRSSLLVVRPGCVRGKHGLGLKHIY; encoded by the coding sequence ATGGCGACCTTCGAAGATTTCGAGTTCGTGCAATTCGATCAAGACTCTGATCTTGAATCCCTCTGGGAATTCATCGACATCTCCGACGCCGACTCCGCCACCGACCACTCCGACGTCACAATCGCCACCACTCCAATCGCTTCGCCAGCGACCGACCCGACCCGGGCCCAGACTCCCCGTCGCCAGACCCGTCTCGTCCGCGTCCTTGACCTTCCCTTCCAGACTCCTCTCCGATGTGGCCTTGACGACAACGTCGATGACGTCAGcggtgaggaggaggaggaggaggaggaggacggGTACGGGCTGGACGACGAGCTGGTGCCGTGGTCGGTGAGCGAGAAGCTTGGGAGGGAGAGGATGAGGAAACTGGGGAAGAGGACATTTGCGAAGATGCAGAGCTCCAAGAGGTCGTCGTTATTGGTTGTCAGGCCCGGCTGCGTTCGCGGCAAGCATGGCTTGGGCTTGAAGCACATTTACTAG